ATAACGCAAAAAATGAGCAAAAAATAGAAAGTATTCCCTAGCTCTTGACTTTGAGTTAAAATATTGGTATAACTTATAATAGAGTACAATTGACAGGTTACGTGTATGTAAAAAAGCATTAGATACATATAAAACAAAATAGTACGATTTTAGAACGGGATTAAACTAGAAATATTTGGTTAATTTTTTTTGAAAAAGTGCTATAATAAAATATATTTATATCTATATAATAATATATTTATATCTACTGTTTTTTATTAATCAAAGAAATTTATGAATGATGGATTGGAGGGGATATGAATTTCGGAGATTTGAAAATAGGTATGAAGGCTCAAGTTACAAAACAATAACAGAAGCTGATGTTATTCTTTATGCAGGTATTACATTGGATATAAATCCAGCCCACTTAAATGAAGAACATGCTAAAAAAACTATTTTCAAACACAGAATAGCACATGGTATGCTAACTGCAGGTCTTGTATCTGCTGTATTAGGAACAAAACTTCCAGGTGAGGGAAGTATTTACATGGGACAGGAACTAATGTTCACAGCACCTGTTTATTTTGGAGATACTATCACAGCAACTGCTGAGATTATAGAATTAATTCCAGAAAAAACAGGGTAATATTATCAACAATATGTACAAATCAAGACGGTAAAGAAGTATTAAAAGGTCAAGCAAAATAATGAAAAAATAGTTAGATAACAAAGACTAGTAGGAGGATTAAGATAATGGAATTTAATATACCTAAGACACATGAACTTTTCAGACAAATGATAAGAGAATTTGCTGAAAAAGAGGTAAAACCTTTAGCTGCTGAAGTAGATGAAGAAGAAAGATTCCCTGTTGAAACAGTTAAAAAATGGCTGAAATCGGGTTAATGGGAATCCCTATTCCAAACAATATGGTGGAGCAGGTGGAGATAATGTAATGTATGCAATGGCAGTAGAAGAACTTTCAAGAGTATGTGGAACTACTGGAGTTATTGTATCTGCGCATACTTCACTAGGAACTTGGCCAATATTACACTTTGGTACTGAAGAACAAAAACAAAAATATATTCCAAAACTAGCAAGCGGAGAATGGTTAGGAGCCTTTGGATTGACTGAACCAAATGCTGGAACAGATGCTGCTGGACAACAAACTACTGCAGTTTTAGATGAAGCTACAAATGAATGGGTTATCAATGGTTCTAAAATATTTATAACAAATGCTGGATATGCTGATGTTTATGTTATATTTGGAATGACAGATAGATCAAAAGGATTAAAAGGAATTTCAGCTTTCATATTAGAAGCAGGAACACCAGGATTCTCTATAGGTAAAAAAGAAAAGAAACTTGGAATTAAAGGTTCATCAACATGTGAATTGATATTTGAAAATGTAAGAATACCTAAATCTAATCTATTGGGAGAAGTTGGAAAAGGATTTAAAATCGCTATGATGACTCTTGATGGAGGAAGAATAGGAATTGCTTCTCAAGCATTAGGAATTGCTCAAGGTGCTTTAGATGAAACTGTTGGATATGTAAAAGAAAGAAAACAATTTGGAAGAGCTATTGCAAAATTCCAAAATACTCAATTCCAACTAGCTGATTTAGAAGTTAAAATAGAAGCTTCAAGACTTCTAGTTTATAAAGCAGCATGGAGAGAAAGTAATAATTTACCATATACAGTAGATGCAGCTAGAGCTAAACTATTTGCAGCTGAAACTGCTATGGAAGTTACAACTAAAGCAGTTCAGTTACATGGAGGATATGGATATACTAGAGAATATCCAGTAGAAAGAATGATGAGAGATGCTAAAATTACTGAGATCTATGAAGGAACTTCAGAAGTTCAAAGAATGGTAATAGCAGGAAATCTTTTAAAATAATTAACCAATAGAGAAAAAAGTATATGAATTAATATATGGAGGATGGAAGATGAAAATAGTAGTTTGTATAAAACAAGTTCCAGACACAACTGAGATCAAATTAGATCCAGTAAAGGGAACACTAATCAGAGATGGAGTTCCTAGTATCATGAACCCAGATGATAAAGGTGGATTGGAAGAGGCTTTAAAACTTAAAGATAAATATGGAGCTCATGTAACAGTTATCACAATGGGACCTCCTCAAGCAGAAGCTATCCTAAGAGAAGCATATGCAATGGGTGTAGATAGAGCTATTCTTTTGACAGATAGAAAATTTGGAGGAGCAGATACTTTAGCTACTTCTAACACTATTGCAGCTGCTTTAAGAAATATTGAAGCTGACCTAATAATCGCAGGAAGACAAGCTATTGATGGAGATACTGCACAAGTTGGACCACAAATAGCTGAGCATTTAGGGTTACCTCAAGTATCTTATGTAAAAGATATGCAATATAATACAGAAGACAATTCATTAACAATTAAAAGAGTTGTGGAAGATGGATATTATCTAGTAAATGTCCAATTACCTGCTCTAGTTACTGTATTATCAGAAGCTAATCAACCTAGATATATGAGAGTTGGAGGAATTGTTGAAGCTTTTGATAAACAAGTTGAAACTTGGACTTTTGATGATATAACAATAGATCCAGCAATTATTGGATTGAATGGATCACCTACTAAAGTTAAAAAATCATTTACTAAAGGAGCTAAACAGGCTGGTAAAGTATTTGAATTGGAAGCAAAAGAAGCAGTAAACTTGATTGTTGAAAAATTAAAAGAAAAATTTGTTATTTAACAAATGAACCTTAGGAAAAGGAGATAGGATAATGAATTTAAGTGATTATAAAGGAATATTAGTATTTGCAGAACAAAGAGATGGGGTAATTCAAACTGTTGGTTTGGAATTAATTGGAAAAGCTAAAGAATTAGCTGGAGTATTAAATGTACCAGTAACAGCTGCTTTAATTGGATATAATGTTGGAGGATTAGCAAAAACTCTAATTGAGTATGGAGCTGACAAAGTTGTAGTTGTAGACCAAGCTAGATTAGAAGTTTATGATACTGAAGCATATACTCAAGTATTTAAAGCTATAATTGATGCTAAAAAACCTGAAATCGTTCTATTTGGAGCTACTACTTTAGGAAGAGATTTAGCACCTAGAGTATCTTCAAGAATGGCTACAGGACTTACAGCTGACTGTACAAAACTTGAAATTTCTGAAGAAACTAAAGGTTTAGAAATGACAAGACCTGCATTTGGAGGAAACTTAATGGCAACTATTGTTTGTCCTGACCATAGACCTCAAATGTCTACAGTTAGACCTGGAGTAATGCAAAAAGCTCCAAGAGTAGAAGGAAGAGAAGGAGAAATAGAAAATTTCTCTGTATCTTTAGATACTTCTAAAATGAAAGTTAAAGTTGTTCAAATAGTTAAAGAAACTGCTAACAAAGTAGATATTTCTGAAGCTAAAATTCTTGTATCTGGTGGAAGAGGAATTGGATCAGCTGAGAATTTTGCTGCATTAGAAGCTGTAGCTAAAGAAATTGGAGCAACTGTATCTGCTTCAAGAGCAGCAGTTGATGCTGGATATATTGATCATGATAGACAAGTTGGACAAACTGGTAAAACAGTTAGACCTGACATTTACTTCGCATGTGGAATTTCTGGAGCAATCCAACACGTTGCAGGTATGGAAGAATCTGAATATATAGTAGCTATCAATAAAGATAAAGATGCACCTATATTCAACGTTGCAGATTTAGGAATTGTTGGAGATGCTAACAAAATAGCTCCATTATTAGCTGAAGAATTAAAAAAAGCTAAAGATGCTAAATAATAATAAATAAAATTTGAAGAGATTTATGAGAAACTGGTCAATAAAAGAGTTGACCAGTTTCTTTATTTATAATATAATAATCTGACAAGGGGACTAATGTAAGACAAGCGCCAGAACTTTTAACAAAAGTTGACGAGGACTGAGATAATCGAAATTTCGGCGGGTTTCTCAGAGGTGGTTACAACCGTTACTAACAAAGCTATAGGGTAACCTATAGAACAAAGAGGTAACTGTAACAAGTCTCCTATGGACATTTAAAATTAAATAGGAGGTTGCATATGTGTGGAATTATCGGATATGTAGGAAATGATGAAAAGGCAGTAGAAGTAATACTTGATGGATTGAGCAAGCTTGAATACAGAGGGTATGACTCTGCTGGACTTGCAATTATTGAAAAAGGACATCTTTTTGTAGAGAAAAAAAGTGGGAAGCTGGATAATTTGAAGAATTCTCTAAAAGATGCAGGACATTATTCAAATGTAGGAATAGGACATACTAGATGGGCGACTCATGGAGTACCAACAGATGTTAATTCACACCCTCATTGTAGTTGTGATAAAAAAGTAGCAGTAGTTCATAATGGGATAATAGAAAATTATGCTACATTGAAAGATGAACTTATAGAGAAAGGATACGTTTTTTCTTCTGATACTGACAGTGAAGTAGCAGCACAACTTTTTTCTTATCTTTATACAGGAGATTTGTTAGAAACAATAATGAAGGTAAGGGATAAAATAAGAGGAAGTTATGCTTTAGGTATAATACATGAAGAGCAGCCAGATAAAATCATCTGTACTAGAAAAGAGAGTCCTTTAATTATAGGTTTAGGAAAGGATAAGAATTTTATTGCATCAGATGTCCCAGCTATTTTAAAATATACAAGAGATGTTATTTTCTTAGAAAATGATGAGATAGCTATCATTGAAGAAGGAAAAGTAACAGTTTTTAACGAAGAAGGCAAGCCGATAGTGAAAGAAATTAGTAAAATTGAATGGGATATGGAGCAAGCAAGTAAAAATGGATATCCTCATTTTATGCTAAAAGAAATAGAAGAGCAGCCTGCTGTTGTAGAAAGAACCTTAGAAGTATATATAAAACCAGATGGAAAAATAGACTTTGGAAAAGCATTTGAAAAAATTGATTTTGAAAAAATTAAAGAAATTGATATAATTGCATGTGGAACAGCTTATCATGCTGGATTGCAGGCAGCATATTTCTTTAAGAAGATGGCAAAAATAAAAACAAACGTGGATATTGCATCTGAATTTAGATATAGTGATCCTTTTTTAAATGAAGACAATCTTGTTATATTTATAAGTCAGTCTGGAGAAACTCTTGATACTCTTATGGCATTGAAATTGGCTAGGAGCAAAGGAGCAAAAACTCTGGCAATAACAAATGTAGTTGGCTCAACTATTTCAAGAGAGGCAGATGTAGTACTGTATACTGTTGCTGGACCTGAAATATCAGTAGCTTCAACAAAAGCCTATACAACACAAGTAGTGACATTTTATCTTCTTGCACTTTATGTAGCATTCAAATGTAAAAGAGTAACTTTAGAAGAATATGATAGTTACTTGGACAAAATTTATAGTTTAAGTGAAAAAATAGGAAAAATGTTTTTTAATAAAGAAAAGATAGAAAAAATAGCTCAAGAGATAAAAGATAAGAAAAATGGTTTTTATATTGGAAGAGGAATAGATGAAAAAATAACAAGAGAGGGATCTCTAAAAATGAAAGAGATAACTTATATTCATACTGAAGCTTTTCCAGCTGGAGAATTAAAGCATGGTCCAATAGCACTTATTGAAGAAGGAACTATGATTGTAGTGGTTTCAACTCAAAGAGATATGGTGGAAAAAGTAGCATCTAATATTAAAGAACTAAAAGCAAGAGGAGCCTTTGTTATTTCTGTTACAAAGGCAGATTATAAAGAAATTTTAGATGTATCTGACAGAGTGATACTTATAGATGACATAGATGATATGGTGGCTCCATTATTATCTATGATCCCATTACAGCTGTTGTCATATTATACAGCAGTAGCAAAAGGTTTGGATGTTGATAAACCAAGAAACCTTGCAAAATCTGTTACTGTTGAATAAAATATATTAAACAGAGGTGAATTTTTTGAGCAACATAAGAGAAAGAATCATTAAACTGAGGAAACTAATGAAAGAAAAAGGAATAGATGTATATGTTATTCCTTCTTCAGATTATCATCAAAGTGAATATGTAGGAGAATATTTTAAAACAAGAGAATTTATATCAGGTTTTACAGGATCGGCTGGAACAGTAGTGGTAACAGAAAATGAAGCTGGTCTTTGGACTGATGGAAGATATTTTATTCAAGCTGAAAAACAGCTTGAAGGAAGTTCAATAACTCTTTTTAAAATGGGAGAAGAAAATGTTCCGACATTTATTGAATATATAAGCAAAAATTTAAAAAGTGGTCAATGTCTGGGATTTGATGGTAAAGTATTATCAGTAAAAAATGTATTTGATATAAAAAATGGATTTGGAAAAAAAGAAATAAAGTTAGAAGACAGGTATGATTTAGTAAACGAAATATGGAATGATAGACCAGCACTTCCTAAATCAAATGTGTTTATACTTGATGAAAAATACTGTGGTGAAAGTTTTGAAAGTAAAATTAAAAGAATAAGAGAAAAAATGTCAAAATTAGATGCAAATAGACATATATTAACCTCTCTTGATGATATTGCATGGCTTTATAACATAAGAGGAAGAGATATAAAGAATAATCCTGTTTCTTTAGCATATACTATGATTTCTGCGGAAGAAGTTGTATTGTATATAGATAAAAATAAAATAACAGAAGAAGCTGAAAAATATTTCATTGATAAAAATATCAAAATAAAGGATTACTTTTCCATATATGAGGAAGTAAAAGTTATATCATCAGAAGACAAAGTACTTTTAGATACCAATAAAGTAAATTATTTTATTTATAACAGCATACCGAGAGGAACAGAAATAATAGATAAGCCAAATCCAAGCACTTTTATGAAGGCTTGTAAAAATGATATAGAATTAGAAAACCTTAAAAATGCTCATATAAAAGACGGAGTTGCAGTTACAAAGTTTATGTATTGGCTTAAAAAAAATATTGGAAGTCAAGAAATGACAGAAATGAGTGTAGCTGAAAAATTAGAATCTTTTAGAAAAGAGTGGACTGATTATATAGAACCAAGTTTTAATACAATTTCAGCATATGAAGCAAATGCTGCTATGATGCACTATAGTGCCAATAAAGACTCTAATAGTCAACTTGCACCAAGAAATCTTCTTTTGGTGGATTCAGGTGGACAATATATAGATGGAACTACAGATATAACTAGAACTTTTGTACTGGGAGAATGTAGTGGAGAAGTGAAAGAGCATTTTACTTTGGTACTGAAAGGAATGCTGTCACTTTCAATGATTAAATTCATGTATGGAGTTACAGGAACAAACTTGGATATATTAGCTAGAAGACCAGTGTGGTCAAGAGGAATAGATTATAAGTGTGGAACTGGTCATGGAGTGGGATTTCTTCTGAATGTACATGAAGGACCTCATAGTATAAGATGGCAGTATAATCCTCAAGTACTGGAAGCAGGAATGACAGTAACAAATGAACCTGGAGTATATATTCAAGGATCCCATGGAATTAGGCTTGAAAATGAATTGATAGTAAGAAATGCTGAAAAACAGATTTTGGTCAATTCATGGTTTTTGAAACAATGACCTATGCTCCATTAGATTTAGATGGAGTGGTTTCTGAACTTTTAAATGAAGAGGAAAAAGAATTTTTAAATAATTACCATCAAATGGTATTTGAAAAAATTTCTCCATTCTTGAGTGAAGAAGAAAAAAAATGGTTAAAAGAATATACTAGAAAAATATAAAAGTTATTAAAGATGTTTAAGAGGATATAAATTCTTTTAAGCATCTTTTTTTATTTATGCGATATTTTTATGAATGAAAAACTTGGATAAAAACAATTTTGTTTTAAAAAATATTATAAAAAGTCTTTATTATCAAGAGTTTTTGAGCATGGAGAAAAATATTTGAAAATAATTGAAAAAAAGTTGTTGACGGAAAGTATTATTTATGATATTATAATCAATGTGCCGCAGGAAAGCAGTGCGAAGCACAAAATAATTAAATAATGAAAATAAGGACATTAACAACAGAATAGAGAGAGATGAAAAAATCAACAAACAATAAATAGGTGTAAACAATCAGTTGAAAAAACTGAGTAAATAGATTGAACGAAGAGTTTGATCCTGGCTCAGGATGAACGCTGACAGAATGCTTAACACATGCAAGTCTACTTGATCCTTCGGGTGAAGGTGGCGGACGGGTGAGTAACGCGTAAAGAACTTGCCTTACAGACTGGGACAACATTTGGAAACGAATGCTAATACCGGATATTATGACTGAGTCGCATGATTTGGTTATGAAAGCTATATGCGCTGTGAGAGAGCTTTGCGTCCCATTAGTTAGTTGGTGAGGTAACGGCTCACCAAGACGATGATGGGTAGCCGGCCTGAGAGGGTGAACGGCCACAAGGGGACTGAGACACGGCCCTTACTCCTACGGGAGGCAGCAGTGGGGAATATTGGACAATGGACCAAAAGTCTGATCCAGCAATTCTGTGTGCACGATGAAGTTTTTCGGAATGTAAAGTGCTTTCAGTTGGGAAGAAGTCAGTGACGGTACCAACAGAAGAAGCGACGGCTAAATACGTGCCAGCAGCCGCGGTAATACGTATGTCGCAAGCGTTATCCGGATTTATTGGGCGTAAAGCGCGTCTAGGCGGTTTAGTAAGTCTGATGTGAAAATGCGGGGCTCAACCCCGTATTGCGTTGGAAACTGCTAAACTAGAGTACTGGAGAGGTAGGCGGAACTACAAGTGTAGAGGTGAAATTCGTAGATATTTGTAGGAATGCCGATGGGGAAGCCAGCCTACTGGACAGATACTGACGCTAAAGCGCGAAAGCGTGGGTAGCAAACAGGATTAGATACCCTGGTAGTCCACGCCGTAAACGATGATTACTAGGTGTTGGGGGTCGAACCTCAGCGCCCAAGCTAACGCGATAAGTAATCCGCCTGGGGAGTACGTACGCAAGTATGAAACTCAAAGGAATTGACGGGGACCCGCACAAGCGGTGGAGCATGTGGTTTAATTCGACGCAACGCGAGGAACCTTACCAGCGTTTGACATCCCAAGAAGTTAACAGAGATGTTTTCGTGCCTCTTCGGAGGAACTTGGTGACAGGTGGTGCATGGCTGTCGTCAGCTCGTGTCGTGAGATGTTGGGTTAAGTCCCGCAACGAGCGCAACCCCTTTCGTATGTTACCATCATTAAGTTGGGGACTCATGCGAGACTGCCTGCGATGAGCAGGAGGAAGGTGGGGATGACGTCAAGTCATCATGCCCCTTATACGCTGGGCTACACACGTGCTACAATGGGTAGTACAGAGAGCTGCAAACCTGCGAGGGTAAGCTAATCTCATAAAACTATTCTTAGTTCGGATTGTACTCTGCAACTCGAGTACATGAAGTTGGAATCGCTAGTAATCGCAAATCAGCTATGTTGCGGTGAATACGTTCTCGGGTCTTGTACACACCGCCCGTCACACCACGAGAGTTGGTTGCACCTGAAGTAACAGGCCTAACCGTAAGGAGGGATGTTCCGAGGGTGTGATTAGCGATTGGGGTGAAGTCGTAACAAGGTATCCGTACGGGAACGTGCGGATGGATCACCTCCTTTCTAAGGAGATCATTTCTCTTTCTCTATTCTATTGATAATGTTCTTGCAGCGTATTAGCGCTGGATAACTTATCAAATGGACATTGGAAACTATATAGTAGATAATACAATTTTAACTCTTGTTTATATAAACAGAGTTAGCTGTCAATCAAATTAAACAAAAACAAAATAGGTTAAAATAATTAAGGGCACACAGGGAATGCCTAGGTAGTAAGAGCCGATGAAGGACGTGGTAAGCTGCGATAAGCTTGGGTTAGCTGCAAACGAGCGCCAATCCCAAGATTTCCGAATGGAGCAATCTGCTAAGATGGAGTCTTAGCACGAAAGAGGGTACCGAGTGAACTGAAACATCTAAGTAACTCGAGGAAAAGAAAGTAAAAACGATTCCCCAAGTAGCGGCGAGCGAACGGGGATGAGCCTAAACCATATAAGTGTCAAGGATACAGCCGTTGCTTATATGGGGTTGTGGGAAGAACGTTTGAAGAACTGTAAGATATTCAACATATCTAATGACTGAACTGGAACTAGTTGGAAAGCTAGATCGTAGAAGGTGATAATCCTGTACAGGTAAACTCATTAGAATGTATGTTCTCTCCCAAGTAACATGGAACACGAGGAATTCTGTGTGAATCTGCGAGGACCATATCTCGTAAGGCTAAATACTCTTACTAACCGATAGCGTATAGTACCGTGAGGGAAAGGTGAAAAGAACCCCGGGAGGGGAGTGAAATAGAACCTGAAACTGTGTGCTTACAAGCGGTCAGAGCTCTTCGGAGTGATGGCGTGCCTTTTGGAGAATGATCCTGCGAGTTACGTTCAGTGGCGAGGTTAAGTATAACGGAGCCGAAGGGAAACCGAGTCTGAATAGGGCGACAT
Above is a window of Fusobacterium varium DNA encoding:
- the phaJ_1 gene encoding (R)-specific enoyl-CoA hydratase, producing MDWRGYEFRRFENRYEGSSYKTITEADVILYAGITLDINPAHLNEEHAKKTIFKHRIAHGMLTAGLVSAVLGTKLPGEGSIYMGQELMFTAPVYFGDTITATAEIIELIPEKTG
- a CDS encoding Rubredoxin, coding for MEFNIPKTHELFRQMIREFAEKEVKPLAAEVDEEERFPVETVKKWLKSG
- a CDS encoding Acyl-CoA dehydrogenase, short-chain specific; amino-acid sequence: MYAMAVEELSRVCGTTGVIVSAHTSLGTWPILHFGTEEQKQKYIPKLASGEWLGAFGLTEPNAGTDAAGQQTTAVLDEATNEWVINGSKIFITNAGYADVYVIFGMTDRSKGLKGISAFILEAGTPGFSIGKKEKKLGIKGSSTCELIFENVRIPKSNLLGEVGKGFKIAMMTLDGGRIGIASQALGIAQGALDETVGYVKERKQFGRAIAKFQNTQFQLADLEVKIEASRLLVYKAAWRESNNLPYTVDAARAKLFAAETAMEVTTKAVQLHGGYGYTREYPVERMMRDAKITEIYEGTSEVQRMVIAGNLLK
- the etfB gene encoding Electron transfer flavoprotein small subunit encodes the protein MKIVVCIKQVPDTTEIKLDPVKGTLIRDGVPSIMNPDDKGGLEEALKLKDKYGAHVTVITMGPPQAEAILREAYAMGVDRAILLTDRKFGGADTLATSNTIAAALRNIEADLIIAGRQAIDGDTAQVGPQIAEHLGLPQVSYVKDMQYNTEDNSLTIKRVVEDGYYLVNVQLPALVTVLSEANQPRYMRVGGIVEAFDKQVETWTFDDITIDPAIIGLNGSPTKVKKSFTKGAKQAGKVFELEAKEAVNLIVEKLKEKFVI
- the etfA gene encoding Electron transfer flavoprotein large subunit, with product MNLSDYKGILVFAEQRDGVIQTVGLELIGKAKELAGVLNVPVTAALIGYNVGGLAKTLIEYGADKVVVVDQARLEVYDTEAYTQVFKAIIDAKKPEIVLFGATTLGRDLAPRVSSRMATGLTADCTKLEISEETKGLEMTRPAFGGNLMATIVCPDHRPQMSTVRPGVMQKAPRVEGREGEIENFSVSLDTSKMKVKVVQIVKETANKVDISEAKILVSGGRGIGSAENFAALEAVAKEIGATVSASRAAVDAGYIDHDRQVGQTGKTVRPDIYFACGISGAIQHVAGMEESEYIVAINKDKDAPIFNVADLGIVGDANKIAPLLAEELKKAKDAK
- the glmS_1 gene encoding Glucosamine--fructose-6-phosphate aminotransferase [isomerizing]; translation: MCGIIGYVGNDEKAVEVILDGLSKLEYRGYDSAGLAIIEKGHLFVEKKSGKLDNLKNSLKDAGHYSNVGIGHTRWATHGVPTDVNSHPHCSCDKKVAVVHNGIIENYATLKDELIEKGYVFSSDTDSEVAAQLFSYLYTGDLLETIMKVRDKIRGSYALGIIHEEQPDKIICTRKESPLIIGLGKDKNFIASDVPAILKYTRDVIFLENDEIAIIEEGKVTVFNEEGKPIVKEISKIEWDMEQASKNGYPHFMLKEIEEQPAVVERTLEVYIKPDGKIDFGKAFEKIDFEKIKEIDIIACGTAYHAGLQAAYFFKKMAKIKTNVDIASEFRYSDPFLNEDNLVIFISQSGETLDTLMALKLARSKGAKTLAITNVVGSTISREADVVLYTVAGPEISVASTKAYTTQVVTFYLLALYVAFKCKRVTLEEYDSYLDKIYSLSEKIGKMFFNKEKIEKIAQEIKDKKNGFYIGRGIDEKITREGSLKMKEITYIHTEAFPAGELKHGPIALIEEGTMIVVVSTQRDMVEKVASNIKELKARGAFVISVTKADYKEILDVSDRVILIDDIDDMVAPLLSMIPLQLLSYYTAVAKGLDVDKPRNLAKSVTVE
- a CDS encoding Uncharacterized peptidase SA1530, which translates into the protein MKEKGIDVYVIPSSDYHQSEYVGEYFKTREFISGFTGSAGTVVVTENEAGLWTDGRYFIQAEKQLEGSSITLFKMGEENVPTFIEYISKNLKSGQCLGFDGKVLSVKNVFDIKNGFGKKEIKLEDRYDLVNEIWNDRPALPKSNVFILDEKYCGESFESKIKRIREKMSKLDANRHILTSLDDIAWLYNIRGRDIKNNPVSLAYTMISAEEVVLYIDKNKITEEAEKYFIDKNIKIKDYFSIYEEVKVISSEDKVLLDTNKVNYFIYNSIPRGTEIIDKPNPSTFMKACKNDIELENLKNAHIKDGVAVTKFMYWLKKNIGSQEMTEMSVAEKLESFRKEWTDYIEPSFNTISAYEANAAMMHYSANKDSNSQLAPRNLLLVDSGGQYIDGTTDITRTFVLGECSGEVKEHFTLVLKGMLSLSMIKFMYGVTGTNLDILARRPVWSRGIDYKCGTGHGVGFLLNVHEGPHSIRWQYNPQVLEAGMTVTNEPGVYIQGSHGIRLENELIVRNAEKQILVNSWFLKQ